The Halomicronema hongdechloris C2206 genome includes a window with the following:
- a CDS encoding tetratricopeptide repeat protein — MENSNLLLIYLATLLVLLTIAAVLVIRQVLKTRRIEGTLNRLQNKLSKEKGTAKEYYELASLLLDKKLYTQAAVYLQQTLKQIPEEEAENAALAYNALGFAYFAQEQYDLAIRNYKEALKIAPNYATALNNLGHSYERKQLISQALEAYEAALEVDPQNATARRRANSLRKRLVTSSSSS; from the coding sequence ATGGAGAACAGCAACCTGCTCCTGATTTATTTGGCCACGTTACTCGTGCTGCTTACCATTGCAGCCGTCCTGGTCATCCGGCAAGTGCTAAAGACTCGTCGCATCGAAGGCACCCTGAACCGCCTGCAAAATAAGCTGAGCAAGGAGAAAGGCACCGCTAAGGAATATTACGAGTTGGCTAGCTTGCTCTTAGACAAGAAGCTCTACACTCAGGCTGCCGTCTATTTACAACAGACCCTCAAGCAAATCCCCGAAGAGGAGGCCGAAAATGCCGCCTTGGCATACAACGCCTTGGGGTTTGCCTACTTTGCCCAAGAGCAGTACGACCTAGCCATCCGCAACTACAAAGAGGCCCTTAAGATCGCGCCCAACTATGCCACCGCACTCAATAACCTGGGCCACAGCTACGAACGCAAGCAACTCATCAGCCAGGCCTTAGAAGCCTACGAGGCCGCCCTCGAAGTAGATCCGCAAAACGCCACGGCCCGACGTCGAGCCAACTCCCTGCGTAAACGCCTAGTGACCTCCTCCTCTTCCTCCTAA
- a CDS encoding 6-carboxytetrahydropterin synthase has product MTCIIHRRAQFSASHRYWLPELSAADNADQFGLCTKAPGHGHNYVLYVSMAGQLDEYGMVLNLSDVKTVIKREVTSQLDFAYLNDVWPEFQQTLPTTEYMAYVLWHRLVSYLPLVNIRLYEHPELWADYTGDSMEAYLTISTHFSAAHRLALPQLSYEENCAIYGKCARPHGHGHNYHLEVTVCGEIDSRTGMIADLGELQVAIDTHVVEPFDHTFLNKDVPYFAEVVPTAENIAVHIRDRLRQPIQATGARLHKVKLIESPNNSVEVYCSSSASLADQNRVAAPAMAT; this is encoded by the coding sequence ATGACCTGTATCATCCATCGCCGGGCTCAATTTTCCGCTAGCCATCGATATTGGCTGCCTGAATTAAGCGCGGCTGACAATGCTGACCAGTTTGGGCTCTGTACCAAGGCACCGGGCCATGGTCACAATTATGTGCTGTATGTTTCTATGGCAGGGCAGTTGGATGAGTATGGCATGGTGCTCAACCTGTCTGATGTCAAGACGGTAATCAAGCGAGAGGTGACTAGCCAGCTTGATTTTGCCTATCTCAACGATGTATGGCCGGAGTTTCAGCAGACGCTGCCCACTACCGAATATATGGCCTATGTCCTCTGGCACCGCCTGGTATCGTACCTGCCATTGGTAAATATTCGCCTGTACGAACATCCAGAACTTTGGGCTGACTATACAGGAGATTCCATGGAAGCCTATCTCACCATTAGTACTCACTTCAGTGCCGCCCATCGGTTAGCACTGCCACAGCTGAGCTATGAAGAAAACTGCGCCATCTATGGTAAGTGCGCCCGTCCCCACGGCCATGGCCACAACTATCATCTGGAGGTCACGGTGTGCGGGGAAATTGATTCCCGCACGGGTATGATTGCTGACCTGGGAGAGTTACAGGTTGCCATTGATACCCATGTGGTTGAGCCCTTCGATCACACGTTTCTCAATAAAGATGTCCCCTATTTTGCCGAGGTTGTGCCTACGGCTGAGAACATTGCTGTGCATATTCGGGATCGTCTGCGCCAGCCCATTCAGGCAACTGGTGCCAGACTTCATAAGGTAAAGCTGATAGAGAGTCCCAATAACTCGGTGGAGGTATACTGCTCTTCCTCGGCATCTCTTGCTGACCAGAACAGGGTGGCAGCCCCTGCCATGGCAACTTAG
- the pirA gene encoding arginine synthesis PII-interacting regulator PirA, which yields MKLCYRGVEYDYNPPMLEVTDEELQGCYRGRSLRFSYVRHIPIPQPVAEMTYRGIPYRTNSNGQVEPAATKPKSSLTLNLTSPMANPMAKARRQLLREAASAHRDNIQRSLQHRLEVARAQGNQALIQQLEDEMHQLTEVVS from the coding sequence ATGAAACTTTGCTATCGCGGCGTTGAATACGATTACAATCCCCCCATGCTAGAGGTTACCGATGAAGAGCTGCAGGGATGTTATCGTGGCCGTTCGCTACGATTTTCCTATGTACGTCATATTCCCATCCCCCAACCAGTAGCGGAGATGACCTACCGCGGCATTCCATATCGCACCAATTCCAATGGTCAAGTAGAGCCTGCTGCCACTAAGCCCAAGTCATCCCTAACACTGAACCTAACTAGCCCAATGGCCAATCCAATGGCAAAGGCTCGTCGCCAGTTACTGCGCGAAGCGGCTAGTGCTCACCGTGATAACATTCAGCGCAGCCTTCAGCACCGCCTGGAGGTTGCTCGAGCCCAAGGTAATCAGGCCCTGATTCAGCAGTTAGAGGATGAAATGCATCAGCTGACTGAAGTGGTGTCGTAA
- a CDS encoding DUF58 domain-containing protein produces MSTLTTVVTWLESRWLAPAYGGWVLVGLALFFFAAATNTMAGWLYVISGGLLALLSIAGILPPRSLRGLQVSRLSIRPVSAGEPLQVTLRLENTASQSKAPLQICDELPASLATADEITTIAVAPGTHYQWRYEIPTRRRGLYRWSRVRLRTAAPLGLFWCRRYRQVPAVATVYPQILPLTHCPLLDRGGEAIGQQWTSDYTSYLTSEGLTRSLRPYRWGDPTRLIHWRTSARYGELRVRELEQFTAGHTIIIALDITSPWQADGFEQAVIAAASLYIYADRQGFSAHLWTATTGRLSTQITVLSALAAIYPQRVGQTYKLPNQPVIWLSPGAKTPQPLPVGSHHLCWGTHPSLDHPSVAHDLRFISTDLPLQPQLQAP; encoded by the coding sequence ACGGGGGTTGGGTTCTGGTCGGGCTGGCTCTATTTTTCTTCGCAGCTGCAACCAATACCATGGCCGGCTGGCTCTACGTCATCAGTGGTGGGCTGCTGGCTTTGCTGAGTATTGCAGGCATTTTGCCTCCCCGTAGTCTGCGAGGGTTGCAGGTATCCCGCTTGTCTATCCGTCCCGTGAGTGCGGGAGAGCCGCTGCAAGTAACGCTACGCCTCGAGAATACGGCTTCCCAGTCCAAGGCCCCCCTGCAAATTTGCGATGAGCTACCAGCGAGCCTAGCAACCGCTGATGAAATCACCACGATTGCTGTTGCTCCCGGCACCCATTACCAATGGCGCTATGAGATTCCTACCCGGCGACGAGGACTGTATCGCTGGTCTCGAGTTCGCCTACGCACCGCAGCTCCCCTAGGACTTTTCTGGTGCCGCCGTTATCGACAGGTTCCAGCGGTGGCGACGGTCTACCCGCAGATCCTGCCACTGACCCACTGTCCCCTGCTAGATCGAGGTGGAGAAGCTATCGGACAACAGTGGACCTCTGACTACACGTCTTACCTCACCAGTGAGGGCCTTACCCGCTCTCTACGTCCCTACCGTTGGGGGGATCCGACTCGGTTGATCCACTGGCGCACCAGTGCCCGTTATGGAGAGCTGCGGGTGCGGGAACTAGAGCAATTTACGGCTGGCCATACCATCATCATTGCTCTAGATATCACCAGCCCTTGGCAGGCCGATGGGTTTGAGCAAGCCGTCATCGCTGCTGCTTCTCTCTACATCTATGCTGATAGACAGGGATTTTCAGCCCATCTGTGGACAGCAACCACTGGCCGTCTATCCACCCAAATCACTGTATTATCAGCCTTAGCCGCTATTTATCCTCAAAGGGTAGGGCAGACGTATAAATTGCCAAACCAACCGGTCATCTGGCTAAGTCCAGGTGCTAAAACGCCTCAACCGCTACCTGTGGGCAGTCATCATCTCTGTTGGGGGACTCACCCTAGCCTGGACCACCCTAGCGTCGCTCACGATCTCCGATTTATCAGCACCGACTTACCCCTACAACCTCAGCTGCAAGCCCCTTAA